The Geodermatophilaceae bacterium NBWT11 genome has a segment encoding these proteins:
- a CDS encoding signal recognition particle protein encodes MFETLSDRLEAVFTGLRGKGRLSDADIDATAREIRIALLEADVALPVVRTFITSVKDRARGAEVSQALNPAQQIIKIVNEELVGVLGGETRRIRYAKNSPTVIMLAGLQGAGKTTLAGKLGRWLKAQGHTPLLVACDLQRPNAVNQLSIVAGQAGVDVYAPQPGNGVGDPVAVARESIEHARRTMHDVVVVDTAGRLGIDAELMAQAAGIRDAVQPDETLFVVDAMIGQDAVTTAIAFQEGVGFSGVVLTKLDGDARGGAALSVRGVTGQPIMFASTGEKLTDFDVFHPERMASRILGMGDVLTLIEQAEQAFDADQAEAMAGKLASREGFTLEDFLEQMLAIRKMGPIANLLGMLPGAGAMKEQLKQVDDRDLDRTAAIIRSMTPGERVTPKIINASRRVRIANGSGVTVTEVNSLLERFVQAQKMMGQMAGSMGMPGMGPMSKKARGRQQQAAARKGKKGKKAPARRAIGGGGAGGGLPGGIPGLPPGQGVPDLSKLDFSQFKDR; translated from the coding sequence GTGTTCGAGACCCTCTCCGACCGGCTCGAAGCGGTCTTCACCGGGCTGCGTGGCAAGGGCCGGCTCTCCGACGCCGACATCGACGCCACCGCCCGGGAGATCCGGATCGCGCTGCTCGAGGCCGACGTCGCGCTGCCGGTGGTCCGCACGTTCATCACCTCGGTCAAGGACCGGGCCCGCGGCGCCGAGGTCAGCCAGGCGCTGAACCCGGCCCAGCAGATCATCAAGATCGTCAACGAGGAGCTCGTCGGCGTCCTGGGCGGGGAGACCCGGCGGATCCGCTACGCCAAGAACTCCCCGACGGTGATCATGCTGGCCGGCCTCCAGGGCGCCGGCAAGACCACCCTGGCCGGCAAGCTCGGCCGCTGGCTCAAGGCCCAGGGCCACACCCCGCTGCTGGTGGCCTGCGACCTGCAGCGCCCCAACGCGGTGAACCAGCTGTCCATCGTCGCGGGGCAGGCCGGGGTGGACGTCTACGCCCCGCAGCCGGGCAACGGCGTCGGTGACCCGGTGGCCGTGGCCCGGGAGTCCATCGAGCACGCCCGCCGCACCATGCACGACGTCGTCGTCGTCGACACCGCCGGTCGCCTGGGCATCGACGCCGAGCTGATGGCCCAGGCCGCCGGCATCCGGGACGCCGTCCAGCCCGACGAGACGCTGTTCGTCGTCGACGCGATGATCGGCCAGGACGCCGTCACCACGGCGATCGCCTTCCAGGAGGGCGTCGGGTTCTCCGGCGTCGTGCTCACCAAGCTCGACGGCGACGCCCGCGGTGGTGCCGCGCTGAGCGTGCGGGGCGTGACCGGCCAGCCGATCATGTTCGCCTCGACCGGTGAGAAGCTCACCGACTTCGACGTCTTCCACCCCGAGCGGATGGCCTCGCGCATCCTCGGCATGGGCGACGTCCTCACCCTCATCGAGCAGGCCGAGCAGGCCTTCGACGCCGACCAGGCCGAGGCCATGGCCGGCAAGCTGGCCAGCCGCGAGGGCTTCACCCTCGAGGACTTCCTCGAGCAGATGCTGGCCATCCGCAAGATGGGCCCGATCGCCAACCTGCTGGGCATGCTGCCCGGGGCCGGGGCGATGAAGGAGCAGCTCAAGCAGGTCGACGACCGCGACCTGGACCGCACCGCGGCGATCATCCGGTCGATGACCCCGGGGGAGCGGGTCACCCCGAAGATCATCAACGCCTCGCGCCGGGTCCGGATCGCCAACGGCTCCGGGGTCACGGTCACCGAGGTGAACTCGCTGCTGGAGCGCTTCGTCCAGGCCCAGAAGATGATGGGCCAGATGGCCGGCAGCATGGGCATGCCCGGCATGGGCCCGATGTCGAAGAAGGCCCGCGGTCGCCAGCAGCAGGCGGCGGCCCGCAAGGGCAAGAAGGGCAAGAAGGCCCCCGCCCGCCGGGCGATCGGTGGCGGCGGGGCGGGCGGGGGTCTGCCGGGCGGCATCCCCGGGCTGCCCCCGGGCCAGGGCGTGCCGGACCTCAGCAAGCTGGACTTCAGCCAGTTCAAGGACCGCTGA
- a CDS encoding [protein-PII] uridylyltransferase: MTLAELGRPERVAALDTWLGELLAAALAGAPAPKARRGQTPAPAGTGVSLVAVGSLGRREPAPYGDLDLVLVHDGRAEIGAVADALWYPVWDAGHKLDHSVRTVAEAVQVAGTDVKAGLGLLDVRHVAGDAELSARLRTATLAGWRQHAARLLPELRDIRRGRVRTVGELGFLLEPDLKEAYGGLREGQVLRALSTAQLVDEPPADAGEAYAFLVDVRDELRRRTRRASDVLVRQEQRGVAEALGLADDDVLLRQVSLAGRRLAFVADETWRRVEAALVRRPRTRYRRVRREPLAEGVVRQGDEVVLARDARPAVDAGLVLRGAAAAARADLLLSPYTLKVLAVHAPPLPEPWPSEVRWSFLRLLASGRSAVPVIEQLDQEGLLSRMLPEWDRVRSLPQRHPWHRFTVDRHLVEAAAAAAELTRDVDRPDLLLVGALLHDIGKGWPGDHTDVGVVVIRETATRMGFTPDDVDVLVAMVRCHLLLPDVATHRDIDDPATIDRVVDAIGADPALLQLLHALAQADGAATSTSAWSPWKAHLVAALVGRVAARLGSTTVPEPVLEPSDPQATAPAPAIPGQTQPVTVGIEDVPDGQQVTFGAPDRPGLFSLCSGVLALNQLDVRAARVTVEGGHTTAVFAVRPRFGRAPVPEILADSVRAALEGSLPLADRLAQREKDYSQDGKRGAPPRVAWFDAEATGAAASLVEVRAADRAGLLYRLTAALAAEGLDVTSATVETLGADAVDAFYLADPSGTPVDADQRSRAEQALLAAAAGVAPDPVPR, encoded by the coding sequence GTGACGCTGGCCGAGCTCGGCCGCCCCGAGCGGGTCGCCGCCCTCGACACCTGGCTGGGCGAGCTGCTCGCCGCCGCCCTGGCCGGCGCACCGGCACCGAAGGCCCGCCGCGGCCAGACGCCCGCGCCAGCCGGCACCGGGGTCTCCCTCGTCGCCGTCGGCAGCCTGGGGCGCCGCGAGCCCGCCCCGTACGGGGACCTCGACCTGGTCCTGGTGCACGACGGGCGCGCCGAGATCGGCGCCGTCGCCGATGCGCTCTGGTACCCCGTCTGGGACGCCGGCCACAAGCTGGACCACTCCGTGCGCACCGTCGCCGAGGCCGTGCAGGTCGCCGGCACCGACGTGAAGGCCGGGCTGGGGCTGCTCGACGTCCGGCACGTCGCCGGGGACGCCGAGCTGTCGGCCCGGCTGCGCACCGCCACGCTGGCCGGCTGGCGGCAGCACGCCGCCCGGCTGCTGCCCGAGCTCCGCGACATCCGCCGGGGCCGGGTGCGCACCGTGGGGGAGCTGGGCTTCCTGCTCGAGCCCGACCTCAAGGAGGCCTACGGCGGCCTGCGCGAGGGGCAGGTGCTCCGCGCGCTGTCCACCGCCCAGCTGGTCGACGAGCCCCCCGCCGACGCGGGGGAGGCCTACGCGTTCCTGGTCGACGTCCGCGACGAGCTGCGCCGGCGCACCCGCCGCGCCTCGGACGTGCTGGTGCGCCAGGAGCAGCGCGGGGTCGCCGAGGCCCTGGGTCTCGCCGACGACGACGTGCTGCTCCGGCAGGTCAGCCTGGCCGGACGGCGGTTGGCCTTCGTCGCCGACGAGACCTGGCGCCGGGTCGAGGCCGCCCTGGTCCGGCGTCCGCGCACCCGCTACCGCCGGGTCCGCCGCGAGCCGCTGGCCGAGGGCGTCGTCCGGCAGGGCGACGAGGTGGTGCTGGCCCGGGACGCCCGCCCCGCCGTGGACGCCGGGCTGGTGCTCCGCGGGGCCGCCGCCGCCGCGCGCGCGGACCTGCTGCTCTCCCCGTACACGCTCAAGGTGCTCGCCGTGCACGCCCCGCCGTTGCCCGAGCCCTGGCCCTCGGAGGTGCGCTGGTCCTTCCTGCGGCTGCTGGCCAGCGGGCGCAGCGCCGTCCCGGTGATCGAGCAGCTGGACCAGGAGGGGCTGCTGTCCCGGATGCTGCCGGAGTGGGACCGGGTGCGGTCCCTGCCCCAGCGCCACCCCTGGCACCGGTTCACCGTCGACCGGCACCTCGTGGAGGCCGCGGCGGCCGCGGCCGAGCTGACCCGCGACGTCGACCGGCCCGACCTGCTGCTGGTCGGTGCGCTGCTGCACGACATCGGCAAGGGCTGGCCCGGTGACCACACCGACGTCGGCGTGGTCGTGATCCGGGAGACCGCGACCCGGATGGGCTTCACCCCCGACGACGTCGACGTGCTGGTGGCGATGGTGCGCTGCCACCTGCTGCTGCCCGACGTGGCCACCCACCGCGACATCGACGACCCGGCGACCATCGACCGGGTGGTGGACGCCATCGGCGCCGACCCCGCGCTGCTGCAGCTGCTGCACGCCCTGGCCCAGGCCGACGGTGCGGCCACCTCGACGTCGGCCTGGTCGCCGTGGAAGGCCCACCTGGTCGCCGCCCTGGTCGGCCGGGTGGCGGCGCGGCTGGGCAGCACCACCGTGCCCGAGCCGGTGCTGGAGCCCAGCGACCCGCAGGCCACCGCCCCCGCCCCGGCCATCCCCGGGCAGACCCAGCCGGTCACCGTCGGCATCGAGGACGTGCCCGACGGGCAGCAGGTCACCTTCGGGGCGCCGGACCGGCCGGGCCTGTTCAGCCTGTGCTCGGGGGTGCTGGCGCTCAACCAGCTCGACGTCCGGGCCGCCCGGGTGACCGTCGAGGGCGGGCACACCACGGCGGTCTTCGCCGTCCGGCCGCGGTTCGGGCGGGCCCCGGTGCCCGAGATCCTGGCCGACTCGGTGCGCGCGGCGCTGGAGGGCAGCCTGCCGTTGGCCGACCGGCTGGCGCAGCGGGAGAAGGACTACAGCCAGGACGGGAAGCGGGGCGCCCCGCCGCGGGTGGCCTGGTTCGACGCCGAGGCCACCGGGGCCGCGGCGAGCCTGGTGGAGGTGCGCGCCGCCGACCGGGCCGGGTTGCTCTACCGGCTCACCGCGGCCCTGGCCGCCGAGGGGCTGGACGTCACCTCGGCGACCGTGGAGACGCTCGGGGCCGACGCGGTGGACGCGTTCTACCTGGCCGACCCCTCCGGCACCCCGGTGGACGCCGACCAGCGCTCCCGGGCCGAGCAGGCCCTGCTCGCCGCCGCGGCCGGGGTCGCCCCGGATCCCGTGCCCCGCTGA
- a CDS encoding P-II family nitrogen regulator — translation MKLITAIVKPFKLDDVKNALELIGIAGLTVSEVQGFGRQRGHTEVYRGAEYQVDFVPKVRIEVVVGETDAARVVDAVVESASTGQIGDGKVWVTTIDEIVRVRTGERGADAL, via the coding sequence ATGAAGCTGATCACCGCGATCGTCAAGCCGTTCAAGCTCGACGACGTCAAGAACGCCCTCGAGCTGATCGGCATCGCCGGCCTCACCGTCTCCGAGGTGCAGGGCTTCGGCCGGCAGCGCGGGCACACCGAGGTCTACCGCGGTGCGGAGTACCAGGTGGACTTCGTCCCCAAGGTGCGCATCGAGGTCGTCGTCGGCGAGACCGACGCCGCCCGGGTGGTGGACGCGGTCGTCGAGTCCGCCAGCACCGGCCAGATCGGTGACGGCAAGGTGTGGGTGACCACGATCGACGAGATCGTCCGGGTCCGTACCGGCGAGCGCGGGGCCGACGCCCTGTAG
- a CDS encoding ammonium transporter translates to MVNTGDTAWILTSAALVLLMTPGLALFYGGMVRAKSVLNMMMMSFGAAALISVLWVLYGYSFAFGNDVGAGLLGDPTEFFGLAGLMEDVTTDAGGYPVMAFVGFQAVFAIITVALISGAIADRAKFGAWMVFAGVWATVVYFPIAHWVFDFTLTDEDGTVTHVGGWIANNLAAVDFAGGTAVHINAGAAGLALALVLGKRRGFGREAMRPHNLPLVMIGAGLLWFGWFGFNAGSALAANNTAAVVWVNTLVATGAAVLGWLLTEKIRDGHSTSLGGASGVVAGLVAITPACSAVSPIGAIIIGVLAGVLCALAVGLKYRFGYDDSLDVVGVHLVGGLWGTIAIGFVADPDAPAGVESLVFGGSVDQLWRQVVGALAVLVVSFVLTYVIGLIIEKTMGFRITEEDEVAGIDNVVHAESGYDFTSLSGGSGSALHQATTAKTVEGSHS, encoded by the coding sequence GTGGTCAACACCGGCGACACAGCCTGGATCCTCACCAGCGCGGCCCTCGTGCTGCTGATGACCCCAGGACTCGCGCTCTTCTACGGCGGCATGGTCCGCGCGAAGAGCGTCCTCAACATGATGATGATGAGTTTTGGAGCCGCAGCGCTGATCAGCGTGCTCTGGGTGCTCTACGGTTACTCGTTCGCCTTCGGCAACGACGTCGGCGCCGGCCTGCTGGGTGACCCCACCGAGTTCTTCGGGCTCGCGGGCCTCATGGAGGACGTCACCACCGACGCCGGCGGCTACCCGGTCATGGCGTTCGTCGGCTTCCAGGCCGTCTTCGCGATCATCACCGTCGCGCTGATCTCCGGTGCCATCGCCGACCGCGCCAAGTTCGGTGCCTGGATGGTGTTCGCCGGCGTCTGGGCGACCGTCGTCTACTTCCCGATCGCGCACTGGGTCTTCGACTTCACCCTGACCGACGAGGACGGCACGGTCACCCACGTCGGTGGCTGGATCGCCAACAACCTCGCCGCCGTCGACTTCGCCGGTGGCACCGCGGTGCACATCAACGCCGGTGCCGCGGGCCTCGCCCTGGCCCTGGTGCTCGGCAAGCGTCGCGGCTTCGGCCGGGAGGCCATGCGCCCGCACAACCTGCCGCTGGTCATGATCGGCGCCGGGCTGCTGTGGTTCGGCTGGTTCGGCTTCAACGCCGGCTCCGCCCTGGCCGCCAACAACACCGCCGCGGTGGTCTGGGTCAACACCCTGGTCGCCACCGGTGCCGCCGTCCTGGGCTGGCTGCTGACGGAGAAGATCCGCGACGGCCACTCGACCTCCCTCGGTGGCGCCTCCGGCGTCGTCGCCGGTCTGGTCGCGATCACCCCGGCCTGTTCCGCGGTCTCGCCGATCGGGGCGATCATCATCGGCGTCCTGGCCGGTGTGCTCTGCGCCCTGGCCGTCGGCCTGAAGTACCGCTTCGGCTACGACGACTCCCTCGACGTCGTCGGCGTGCACCTCGTCGGCGGCCTCTGGGGCACCATCGCCATCGGCTTCGTCGCCGACCCCGACGCCCCCGCCGGTGTCGAGTCGCTGGTCTTCGGCGGCAGCGTCGACCAGCTGTGGCGCCAGGTCGTCGGCGCCCTCGCCGTCCTCGTGGTCTCCTTCGTCCTCACCTACGTGATCGGCCTGATCATCGAGAAGACGATGGGCTTCCGGATCACCGAGGAGGACGAGGTCGCCGGCATCGACAACGTCGTGCACGCCGAGTCCGGCTACGACTTCACCAGCCTGAGCGGCGGCAGCGGTTCGGCCCTGCACCAGGCGACGACGGCCAAGACCGTGGAGGGTTCCCACTCATGA
- a CDS encoding HoxN/HupN/NixA family nickel/cobalt transporter, whose protein sequence is MSGVVLVLHVVGWGVLLLAVVPRGFELGGGSVLGVGVGLTAYLLGVRHAFDADHIASIDNTTRKLVGEGRSAVSTGFWFSLGHSTVVVVASALLALGVRSIAGVVQDGESGTAQTLGLIGTLVAGTFLLVIGAMNLVSVVGIAKVFRRMRSGDYDEAQLEHHLHTRGFLARLLGRVTRRVTKPWHLYPVGLLMGLGFDTATQVALLVLAAGSAAFVLPWYAILVLPVLFMAGMSLFDTADGVLMTRAYGWAMVRPVRKVYYNLTVTVLSVVIALVVGLLVLAGLVVERVGVETGPLAWIASLDLEYVGFAIVGLFVLTWLIALAVWRFGRIEERWERSAA, encoded by the coding sequence ATGTCCGGCGTCGTCCTCGTGCTGCACGTGGTCGGCTGGGGCGTGCTGCTGCTGGCCGTGGTGCCGCGTGGCTTCGAGCTCGGCGGCGGCTCGGTGCTCGGGGTGGGCGTCGGCCTCACCGCCTACCTGCTCGGCGTCCGGCACGCCTTCGACGCCGACCACATCGCCTCGATCGACAACACCACCCGCAAGCTCGTGGGCGAGGGACGCTCGGCCGTCAGCACCGGCTTCTGGTTCTCCCTGGGCCACTCCACCGTCGTCGTGGTGGCCTCGGCCCTGCTGGCCCTGGGGGTGCGCTCGATCGCCGGGGTCGTGCAGGACGGCGAGTCCGGCACCGCGCAGACCCTCGGCCTCATCGGCACGCTGGTCGCCGGCACGTTCCTGCTCGTCATCGGTGCGATGAACCTGGTCTCGGTGGTGGGCATCGCCAAGGTGTTCCGCCGGATGCGCAGCGGGGACTACGACGAGGCCCAGCTCGAGCACCACCTGCACACCCGCGGGTTCCTGGCGCGCCTGCTGGGCCGGGTGACGCGGCGGGTGACCAAGCCGTGGCACCTCTACCCGGTGGGCCTGCTCATGGGCCTGGGCTTCGACACCGCCACCCAGGTGGCCCTGCTCGTGCTCGCGGCGGGATCGGCGGCGTTCGTGCTGCCCTGGTACGCGATCCTCGTCCTGCCGGTGCTCTTCATGGCCGGCATGAGCCTGTTCGACACCGCCGACGGCGTGCTGATGACCCGGGCCTACGGCTGGGCGATGGTCCGCCCGGTGCGGAAGGTCTACTACAACCTCACGGTCACCGTGCTGTCGGTGGTCATCGCCCTGGTGGTCGGCCTGCTGGTCCTCGCCGGGCTGGTCGTGGAGCGCGTGGGCGTCGAGACCGGCCCGCTGGCCTGGATCGCCTCGCTGGACCTGGAGTACGTCGGCTTCGCCATCGTCGGGCTGTTCGTGCTCACCTGGCTGATCGCCCTGGCGGTCTGGCGCTTCGGGCGCATCGAGGAGCGCTGGGAGCGCAGCGCCGCCTAG
- the ftsY gene encoding signal recognition particle-docking protein FtsY, translated as MEFVLIAVAIVVIALLAGVGLLVGRGRRTARLDDDAASGTTLTRPRPGTGSTAATTAPPRPTTAPPVDDDLLPPADLPPAEPEPGLVFDTPPPSAGRLVRLRSRLARSQSSLGRGLLTVLAREKLTEDDWEEVEETLLAADVGLAATTQIVDRLRTQSLVLATGDGGALRELLVRELTAVLGPDMDRTLATDTVTDRPAVLLVVGVNGAGKTTTCGKIARVLVGDGKSVVLGAADTFRAAAADQLETWGERVGVPTVRGREGGDPASVAFEAVKTGRDAGVDAVLVDTAGRLHTKSGLMDELGKVKRVVEKQSPVDEVLLVLDATTGQNGVVQARVFTEAVTVTGIVLTKLDGTAKGGIVVAVQRELGIPVKLIGLGEGADDLAPFEPRAFAEALVGN; from the coding sequence ATGGAGTTCGTGCTGATCGCCGTCGCGATCGTCGTCATCGCCCTGCTGGCCGGGGTGGGCCTGCTCGTCGGCCGGGGCCGCCGCACCGCCCGGCTCGACGACGACGCGGCGTCCGGCACCACGCTGACCCGCCCGCGTCCCGGCACCGGCTCGACCGCGGCCACGACCGCACCTCCCCGTCCCACCACGGCACCGCCGGTGGACGACGACCTGCTCCCGCCGGCCGACCTGCCCCCGGCCGAGCCCGAGCCCGGGCTGGTCTTCGACACCCCGCCGCCCTCGGCCGGCCGGCTCGTCCGGCTGCGCTCCCGGCTGGCCCGCTCGCAGTCCTCGCTGGGCCGCGGCCTGCTCACCGTGCTGGCCCGGGAGAAGCTGACCGAGGACGACTGGGAGGAGGTCGAGGAGACCCTGCTGGCCGCCGACGTCGGCCTGGCCGCCACCACCCAGATCGTCGACCGGCTGCGCACCCAGTCCCTCGTGCTGGCCACCGGCGACGGCGGCGCGCTGCGCGAGCTGCTGGTGCGCGAGCTGACCGCCGTCCTCGGCCCGGACATGGACCGCACCCTGGCCACCGACACGGTCACCGACCGCCCCGCCGTCCTGCTCGTGGTGGGCGTGAACGGCGCCGGCAAGACCACCACCTGCGGCAAGATCGCCCGCGTCCTGGTGGGCGACGGCAAGAGCGTCGTCCTCGGTGCCGCCGACACCTTCCGGGCCGCGGCCGCCGACCAGCTCGAGACCTGGGGCGAGCGGGTCGGCGTCCCCACCGTGCGCGGCCGCGAGGGCGGCGACCCCGCGTCGGTGGCCTTCGAGGCCGTGAAGACCGGCCGGGACGCCGGCGTCGACGCCGTGCTGGTCGACACCGCCGGGCGACTGCACACCAAGAGCGGCCTGATGGACGAGCTGGGCAAGGTCAAGCGGGTCGTGGAGAAGCAGAGCCCGGTCGACGAGGTGCTGCTGGTGCTCGACGCCACCACCGGTCAGAACGGCGTCGTCCAGGCCCGGGTGTTCACCGAGGCGGTCACCGTCACCGGCATCGTGCTCACCAAGCTCGACGGCACCGCCAAGGGCGGCATCGTGGTCGCGGTGCAGCGCGAGCTCGGCATCCCGGTGAAGCTGATCGGGCTGGGCGAGGGCGCCGACGACCTGGCGCCCTTCGAGCCGCGGGCGTTCGCCGAGGCCCTGGTCGGGAACTAG
- a CDS encoding alkaline phosphatase family protein has translation MEGVPETARLLLGPLLRHVDPVSATVWVETTAPCTVRVLDAQARTFCVAGHHYALVVIEGLEPGSTTPYDVSLDGVPVWPPRHSSFPPSRIRTPGRPGPFRIAFGSCRYASPAAVDVRDGIAPDALDSYAVQLADLPEDQWPDALVLLGDQVYADETTPATQAWLARRRDLSEAPGVQVADFEEYTRLYRESWGDPEVRWLLSTIPSSMIFDDHEMIDDWNTSAAWRDSVVDQPWWRTRITGGLTSYFVYQHLGNLSPAELADNATWQAMQGQEDAEPMLREMAEGADGDPTAFRWSYVRHWDHVRLVMVDSRAGRVLAETDRQILDDVEFGWVESALARASADGVDHVLVGTSLPWLLPHAIHDIERWDETLALRHHRRPLGRAAEKLRQAADLEHWAAFGASFERLGAALVALARGEHGKPPATALVLSGDVHHAYAAELTRPGDLTSRVHQLTVSPLHNKAPHAIEIGFRVGWSRWARALTGSITRLARVPRTGLVWEKQAGPFFGNELGELVLDGADARFRLWATSRDDDGTPRFTRVLDTELS, from the coding sequence GTGGAGGGCGTGCCGGAAACCGCTCGCCTGCTGCTCGGCCCGCTGCTGCGCCACGTCGACCCGGTGTCGGCGACCGTCTGGGTGGAGACCACCGCCCCGTGCACGGTCCGGGTGCTGGACGCACAGGCCCGCACCTTCTGCGTGGCCGGTCACCACTACGCCCTGGTCGTGATCGAGGGACTGGAGCCCGGGAGCACGACGCCCTACGACGTGAGCCTGGACGGCGTGCCGGTGTGGCCGCCGCGGCACAGCTCGTTCCCGCCGAGCCGGATCCGCACTCCCGGCCGGCCGGGGCCCTTCCGGATCGCCTTCGGCTCCTGCCGCTACGCCTCACCGGCCGCCGTCGACGTGCGGGACGGGATCGCCCCGGACGCGCTGGACTCCTACGCCGTGCAGCTCGCCGACCTGCCCGAGGACCAGTGGCCCGACGCCCTGGTGCTCCTCGGCGACCAGGTCTACGCCGACGAGACCACCCCGGCCACGCAGGCCTGGCTGGCCCGGCGCCGCGACCTGTCGGAGGCGCCCGGGGTCCAGGTCGCGGACTTCGAGGAGTACACCCGGCTGTACCGGGAGTCCTGGGGCGACCCCGAGGTCCGGTGGCTGCTCTCCACGATCCCGTCCTCGATGATCTTCGACGACCACGAGATGATCGACGACTGGAACACCTCGGCCGCCTGGCGCGACTCCGTGGTCGACCAGCCGTGGTGGCGCACCCGGATCACCGGCGGGCTGACCAGCTACTTCGTCTACCAGCACCTGGGCAACCTCAGCCCGGCCGAGCTGGCCGACAACGCGACCTGGCAGGCGATGCAGGGGCAGGAGGACGCCGAGCCGATGCTCCGGGAGATGGCCGAGGGCGCCGACGGCGACCCGACCGCCTTCCGCTGGAGCTACGTGCGGCACTGGGACCACGTCCGGCTGGTGATGGTGGACAGCCGGGCCGGCCGGGTGCTGGCCGAGACCGACCGGCAGATCCTCGACGACGTCGAGTTCGGCTGGGTGGAGTCCGCGCTGGCCCGGGCCTCGGCCGACGGGGTGGACCACGTGCTGGTCGGCACGTCGCTGCCCTGGTTGCTCCCGCACGCCATCCACGACATCGAGCGGTGGGACGAGACCCTGGCCCTCCGGCACCACCGCCGTCCCCTGGGCCGGGCCGCGGAGAAGCTGCGCCAGGCCGCCGACCTCGAGCACTGGGCCGCGTTCGGCGCCTCCTTCGAGCGGCTGGGCGCCGCGCTGGTGGCCCTGGCCCGCGGCGAGCACGGCAAGCCGCCGGCGACCGCGCTGGTGCTGTCCGGCGACGTGCACCACGCCTACGCCGCCGAGCTCACCCGGCCCGGTGACCTGACCAGCCGGGTGCACCAGCTGACGGTCTCCCCGCTGCACAACAAGGCACCGCACGCCATCGAGATCGGCTTCCGCGTGGGCTGGAGCCGCTGGGCCCGCGCGCTGACCGGGTCGATCACCCGGCTGGCCCGGGTGCCGCGGACCGGCCTGGTCTGGGAGAAGCAGGCCGGTCCGTTCTTCGGCAACGAGCTCGGCGAACTGGTGCTCGACGGCGCCGACGCCCGGTTCCGGCTCTGGGCCACCAGCCGGGACGACGACGGCACCCCCCGGTTCACCCGGGTGCTGGACACCGAGCTGTCCTGA
- a CDS encoding NAD(P)-dependent oxidoreductase, with the protein MRIFFTGGTGKAGHHVAPYLAEQGHDVTNADLTPLRHDGIVDLRVDLTDLGQTYSALAGVARPAELDLPAVPAYDAVVHFAAVPAIMLAADGTTYATNTLSTYNVLEAATRLGIPKVVFASSETTYGICFAQGERKPLYVPVDEEHPTVPEDSYAMSKVAGEVTARSFQARTGADVYGLRINNVIEPHEYAELFPDFLTDPALRRRNVFAYIDTRDLGQMVERCLQTDGLGYQVFNVANADTSVAATTDELRAQFYEGVELRREMGPHETFYSIEKARTMLGYQPQHSWRDVLADPRA; encoded by the coding sequence ATGCGCATCTTCTTCACCGGTGGCACCGGCAAGGCCGGCCACCACGTGGCCCCGTACCTCGCCGAGCAGGGCCACGACGTCACCAACGCCGACCTCACCCCGCTGCGCCACGACGGCATCGTCGACCTGCGCGTCGACCTCACCGACCTCGGCCAGACGTACTCCGCGCTGGCGGGCGTGGCGCGTCCGGCCGAGCTGGACCTGCCGGCCGTGCCTGCCTACGACGCCGTCGTCCACTTCGCCGCCGTGCCGGCGATCATGCTCGCCGCCGACGGCACCACGTACGCCACCAACACCCTGAGCACCTACAACGTGCTGGAGGCCGCCACCCGCCTCGGCATCCCGAAGGTGGTCTTCGCCTCCTCGGAGACCACGTACGGCATCTGCTTCGCCCAGGGCGAGCGCAAGCCGCTGTACGTGCCGGTCGACGAGGAGCACCCGACCGTGCCCGAGGACTCCTACGCGATGAGCAAGGTCGCCGGGGAGGTGACCGCACGGTCCTTCCAGGCCCGCACCGGGGCCGACGTCTACGGCCTGCGGATCAACAACGTCATCGAGCCGCACGAGTACGCGGAGCTGTTCCCCGACTTCCTCACCGACCCCGCGCTGCGGCGGCGCAACGTGTTCGCCTACATCGACACCCGGGACCTCGGTCAGATGGTCGAGCGGTGCCTGCAGACCGACGGGCTGGGCTACCAGGTGTTCAACGTCGCCAACGCCGACACCTCGGTGGCCGCGACCACCGACGAGCTCCGGGCGCAGTTCTACGAGGGTGTCGAGCTGCGCCGCGAGATGGGCCCGCACGAGACCTTCTACTCGATCGAGAAGGCCCGCACGATGCTGGGTTACCAGCCGCAGCACTCCTGGCGCGACGTGCTGGCCGACCCGCGGGCCTGA